GCCCATGTATACTCTTTTCCCGGCCCAGACGTTTGCTTTTGTAAATAAGGACCATGCCATGCTTAAACAGCACAGTCTGGCGGCGCCCGCCGCGCTTATCATCCTCGCCGCGCTTCTCGCCGCCATTCCCACGCCCGCCGAGGACAGCGGAACGGGACCACGCCCCTATGCGGACTCCGCCCACGCCGCGAACATTGACGCGGCCATCGGGTTTCTGCTCAAAGACCGCGGCTTTGGACGCTGGATGAACCTGGTCATGCTGGACTATCTCCAGCGCAAGTTCGGGCTGGGCGAGCAGTGCCGGCATGCAAACACCTTTGGGCCGCCCCATCCCACAAAAGGCGACCTCTCCCTCGTGGAGTCTCTTAACCGGCTCGTTGATCCCGACCACCAATACACCCCGCCCCCCCTGCCCGAGGACCCGGGCCTCTATGACTTTATGGCGCACACCCTCTACTGTGACCGCATCCCCGTGTCCGCTGATTTTCATGAACGGCTCCGCGGGCAGATCGCCAAACACCGGGGCAAGGGCGGCATGGGAGACTACCTGACCGCCTACAACGCCATCGCCTGCCAGTGGATGATCGAAAACGGCTGCGCGGGGGACGACTATGAAGCGTTCCACAACGAACTGGGGGACGCGCTGGTGGACATTGTCATGCGGAACGGAAGAGACAAGGACATCGGCTTCACGGCCATGGCCCTGCTTTATTACATGGGCTTCGGCGACCGGATTCCCCGGGTGTGGCTGGACCAGATGGTGGACGCGCAGCAGCCGGACGGCGGCTGGAAACTAAGTCCGGAAAAGAAGCTCTCCGACGGACACCCCACCGTGATGGCCCTGTGGGTGCTGCTCGAGGCCGCACTGCCCGACGCGCCGGACGTGCCCTGGATTCCGAAGGCCGGACCGGCCCCGGCAGGAAAATAGGGGGGAGCATGACGGAAACGTCCCCTGAGCGGCTTCCCCGGTGCCACCGCTGCGGCACACCCTGGAAGGGCGCCCGGCCCGTGCCGGGATTCAAGGAGACCTGCCCCCAGTGCGACGCATGGCTCCACTGCTGCCTCAACTGCCGCTTCCACACCCTGTCCGCGCACAACCAGTGCGCCGTGCCCAACACGGACTGGGTCGGCGACCGCAAGGGCCTCAACTTCTGCGACGACTTCGAGTTCGTTCTCCGGACCCCGAAGGATGCCGGTGGCGGGGAGGACAAGGCCGCCGGAGTCCGCCGCTCTCTCGATGCCCTGCTCGGGCAGGGTGAAAACGCCGACCCGCCCAAGCCGTCCTCCTTCGACGATCTCTTCCGCGCCTGACATCGCCCCCGGCCTTTCCTCCCCGTCAGACCGATCCGTCCGATCCGTCCGATCTGTCTGATCCGTCCCGGCCAGCCAACCTCCACATGCGCCGCGCCCCCCGTTCGTGGCACAATACAGCGTCTTTCCCGGCGCGGATTGACAATCGAGAAGTTTTTCCTTTATTATTGGCCATCGGCGGCTTGTGAGACCACGGGGCCGCTTGTTTCATTTGGGGCGCGCGGATCAACGCACCCCGAACCGGAGGAATGGGCATGTACAAGGTACTGGTTCTGGACGGTCTGAGCGAAGAGGGCATCGAGATTTTCAGGCAGGAGGGCATCGAGGCGGACGTGAAGCCGCCCCAAAAGCCCGCCGAACTGGCCGCCATCATCAACGGCTACGACGGCCTGGTCGTGCGCAGCGCCACCAAGGTGACCGCCGAGGCCCTCGAGGGCTCCTCCCGCCTCAAGGTCATCGGCCGCGCCGGGGTCGGCACGGACAACATTGACAAGGACGCCGCCACCAAGCACGGCGTCGTGGTGATGAACACGCCCGGCGGCAACACCATCTCCACCTGCGAGCACACCTTCGCACTGATGCTGGCGCTCTGCCGCAACATCCCCAAGGCCCACGCCTCGATGGAGGCCGGCCGCTGGGACCGCAAGGCCTTCATGGGCGCGGAGCTCTTCGGCAAAACCCTGGGCATCGTGGGCGTGGGCCGCATCGGCGGCGCCCTGGCCAAGCGCGCCAAGTCCTTCGAAATGAAAATCCTCGCATTCGACCCCATCCTCAGCCCCCTCAAAGCCGAGGCGCTGGGCGTCGAGCTGGTCACCATTGACGAGCTCATCGAGCGCTCCGACTTCATCAGCATCCACGCGCCGAAGTCTGAAAAGACGAACAACATGTTCACCATGGCCGAGATGAAACGGATGAAGCCCAACTGCCGCATCATCAACTGCGCGCGCGGCGGCATCGTCAACGAGCATGACCTGGCGGAGGCCCTGCGCGGGGGCGTCATCGCGGGCGCGGCCCTCGACGTCTTCACCTCGGAGCCCTTCGAAAACAACCCCTTCATCGGCCTGGACAACGTGGTCATGACCCCCCACCTCGCCGCCTCCACGGACGAGGCCCAGCTCACCGTCGCCATTGACGTGGCCCGCCAGATGGCCGACTACCTCAAGACCGGCGCCATCGTCAACGCCGTCAACGTCCCCAGCCTCGACAGCGAGACGCGCAAGGCGCTCCAGCCCCTCCTCTTTCTCGCCGAGCGCATGGGGCAGTTCCAGTCCATGCTGGCCAAGGGCCGCCCCCTCTCCCTCGAAATCGAGTACATCGGCGACATGGGCGTGGCGGACACCTACCCCATCAGCGCCGCCGTCATGACCGGCTTCCTCGCGCCCATGGTCGAGACCGTCAACATGGTCAGCGCCCCCAGCCAGCTCCAGGAGCGCGGCATCGAGGTCAGCGAAAAGCGCAGCTCCGCCGTCTCTTCCTACGCCTTCGAGATTGGCGTCACCGTCAAAACGGACACCGAGACGCAGAACGTGCGCGGCACCCTCTTCAACGGGAACGACCCGCGCATCTGCACCGTCAACGGCATGCGCGTGGACGCCGTGCCCCAGGGGCACATGCTCGTCTGCATGAACGAGGACAAGCCCCTCATCGTCGGCCGCATGTGCACCGCCATCGGCGAGGCCGGCGTCAACATCGCCAACCTGATGCTCGGACGCGACGGCAAGGGCGGGCACGCCCTCACGGTCCTCAACCTTGACCAGCCCCTCTCCGGCGAGGTGCTCGAAAAGGTCCGCGCCGTGCCGCACATCAAGGAAGTCCGGCTGGTCAGCCTGCCGGAGGCGAAATAGCATCCACGCCGGACATCATGATATAGTCCACCATTTAGGTGTGGATTAAACGAAGAAAGGCCTTTTTCATGCCCGCTTATCCCCATATCCAAGTGCCCGCCGGCGAGAAGATCACCGTCAATCCGAAGGGGATGCCCCTGACTCCCGACACGCCCATCATCGGCTTCATCGAGGGGGACGGCACGGGTCCGGACATCTGGCGCGCGTCGAAGCACATTTTTGACGCGGCGGTGTCCCACGCCTATGGCGGGAAGCGCGCCATCGCCTGGATGGAGCTTTATGCGGGCGAAAAGGCGGACCGGGTATGCGGCTCCTATCTGCCGGAGGAGACGCTGGAGGCCATTTCGGATTACGGCGTGGCCATCAAGGGGCCCCTGACGACCCCGGTCGGCGGCGGTTTCCGCAGCCTCAATGTGAGTCTGCGCCAGATGCTCGACCTCTTCGCCTGCGTGCGGCCCGTGCGCTGGTTCGACGGCGTGCCCAGCCCGGTCAAGCATCCGGAAAAGGTGGACATGATCATCTTCCGCGAGAACACGGAGGATGTCTACGGCGGTCTGGAGCTCGCGCAGGGCTCGGAGAAGGCGGCAAAGCTCATCAATTTCTGCAAGGCCGAATTCGGCTGGAACATCCGGCAGGACTCCGGCCTGGGCCTCAAGCCCGTCAGTGTCACCGGCTCGAAGCGGCTCGTGCGCGCCGCCATCAACTACGCCGCGGCCCATGGGCGCAAGAGCGTCACCATGGTGCACAAGGGCAATATCATGAAGTACACCGAGGGCGCCTTCCGCCAGTGGGGCTACGACCTGGTCCGCGAGGAGTTCTCCGACGTGGCGGTGGGCTGGGACGACTGCAACGGGAAACCCGGGGACAAAATCCTGGTGAAGGACACCATCGCGGACATCTTCCTCCAGCAGATTCTCACCCGCCCCGACGAGTTCGATGTCATCGCCACCATGAACCTCAACGGCGACTACGCCAGCGACGCCCTCGCCGCCCAGGTCGGCGGCATCGGCATCGCGCCCGGCGCCAACATCAACTATGAGACGGGCAAGGCCATCTTCGAGGCCACCCACGGCACGGCGCCCAAGTACGCCAATCTTGACAAGGTGAACCCCAGCAGCCTGGTCTTGTCCGGCGTGATGATGTTCGAGTACCTCGGCTGGCAGGAGGCCGCCGACACCATTACCAACGGTCTCACCAAGACCTTCCGGGACAAGACCGTCACCTACGACTTCGCGCGGCTCATGGAAGGCGCGAAGGAGCTGAAGTGCAGCGAGTTCGCCAGGGCCGTCACGGACAATTTCGGGAAGTGACGCGGCGAGCCACACCCTGACGAGGTGGACGGCGTGGACTGAGTGGGCTGGATAATCCCGGTCCATGAGGCCCTTTTGGAACCATACACCCCGTCCGATCCGACTGATCCGACCGATCCGACCGATCCGACCGATCCGTCTGATCAGCCATTGGGAACTATTCCGGGATTTATGGTATTCTATCCGTATTGGTAGAACCAATATGGAGCGCCGATATGCAGTTCAAACCCACCCGTCCCGCGACCTTCTCACACTTCGACATCCAGCGCCGGGTCGTCGCCAACAAAACCCTGGAGGGCTGGCGCGAGGCGCCCCACGCCTCGGTCATTGTGGACCTTGAGATGGACGCCGTGCTGGAGATGGTCCGCGCCCTCAAGTCGGACCCGGACTTCGCCGGGGTGCGTGTCACTCTCAACTCGGTGATGCTGAAGATCATCGCCGAGGGTCTCCGTGCGGCCCCGGAGATGAACAGCCATGTCGCCTACAACGGCACCACCGCCGTGGGCGGCGTCACCCGCTTCGAGGAGGTGAACATCGCGGTGCCGTTCCGCTCGGCGGACGGGCGGATGATCACCCCCGTGGTGCGCGACATCGCCCACCTTCCTCTGCGGGGGGTCTGCGCGGCGATGGACGACCTCAAGGAAAAGGCCGCCAACACGCCCGTGGACGTGCTGCTGCGCGAGGCGGGCGTGGGCGACAGCGTGCGCCGCCTGCTGCGGGGCGACCTGCGGGTGCTGTGGCGGCTGTGGTGCAACCTGGCGGGTCCGGCGCGGCTGCCAAAGCCCAGCCAGGAGGACCGCCGCCGCTGGAGGGAAACCCCTCCGGAAAAGCGCGTCACGCCGGAGAACCTGGTAAGCGCCACGGCGCTGGTGTCCAACATGGGCAGCGTGGTGCGGGGCATGGACGCGGCGTTCTGCCTGCTGGACCTCATCCAGCCCGCGACAGTGGCGGTGGGGCTTGGCGCCGTCTCCAGAAAGCCCGTGGCGCGCATGGCGGACGGCGGTGAATCCGTGGTCATCCGGAGCATCCTGCCCATGACCCTGGTCTTTGACCACCGCGTGATGGACCTGGAACAGGTGATTCCCTTCCTGGAAACGGTCCAAAACCGCTGCCTGAATCCCCGCCTGCTGCTGCGCGACGATGTCCCGCCGGAGACGGACGCCGCATTTGCGCCGGCTCACCCGCGGGGCGGATCAATGACCCCGGCGGCCAGCAGCGCCTCATAGGTTGCCCGGTCCACCCGGTCCCCGCTGGTGACCAGGGTGGAGGTGTTTCCCACCATCACCATGATCTGGCGCACTTCGGCGCCCCGGCGCATGAGGCGCGTCCCCCGGCGCATCATCTCGTACTCGATGGTGAAGAGGCCGCCCTCCTCCGCGGGTCCTGTCGGCGGTGGGGGGGCCAAATCCAGAATCCTTCGCGGGGGCTCCGCCGCGTTCCGGTCCTGATAAACCGGCGGGGGCGTCTTTTTTCCTTTCCGAAACAGCACGTCATGCTCTCCGGCCGGCCGGGGCCGGCCAGTCCAGGGGGGCTGTCATTGCCCCCCGCCCGAGGGGGCGACCTCGATGGGTCCGGCGCCGATGGGCGTCACGGTGATCTTCTCGTCAATCCGCCGCTGCACCTCCGCCGCGCCCTTGACCGCCATCTCCCGCAGCTCCGGGTCCTGCTCGGAGCCGGCCAGGGTTTTCAGCGTGTCGAGAATGGAGGCATTCCCCAGCGTGCCCAGCAGATACAGCGCGTGCCGCCGCGCGGGCTGCGGCAGGGCGGTGTCCAGCGCCGCCTGGCTGAAGAGGTCCAAGTGCTCCAGCACCAGGTTCAGGGGGAAATCCATGACAATCTTGCCGCGCTCGGGCGGGGTCACGGCGGGGTCTTCCCACAGGGACAGGCTCCGCCCGACGGCCTCCGGGTCACCGACGGCCAGCATGCCGAGCAGGGCGGCGTGGGCCACGAAGCTGTCCGGGTCGCCGAACAGGACCCGAAGCTTTTCCACCGCGTCCGGTCCCGCCTGGCCGCGCCCGACGAGCGCGGTGAGGAGATGGGCGGCCTGCGCCCGTGTGATGCGTTCCTGGTCCGGCGCGGTCATCCCGATGAGCCTTGCCTGGTGCGCCTCGCCGACCACCGGGGCCAGGCTGATGACCGCGAGGAGTTTGGCGTCGGGCACGCCGGGGTTCTCGGCGATGACGTCAAGAAGGGGGGTCAGCCGCTCCGGGCCGCCCTCCGCGAGGAGCCGGGCGATTTCCGCGGCGGCCTCGGGCTTGAAGTTTTCCCTGCCCGCCGCAGCCAGTTGCCGCCACTCCGCCACAAGCTCCTCCGGGGACTTCGCGGGCGGCGCGGGGGCCTTCCCGCCGCAGCCGGCCAGAAGCCCCGCCAACACAAGCATCATCATGGTGACTGAATAACGCATTAACTCTCTTTCTTTGGATTTGCGCCGTCAAACCTGA
The Candidatus Hydrogenedentota bacterium DNA segment above includes these coding regions:
- a CDS encoding 2-oxo acid dehydrogenase subunit E2, with amino-acid sequence MQFKPTRPATFSHFDIQRRVVANKTLEGWREAPHASVIVDLEMDAVLEMVRALKSDPDFAGVRVTLNSVMLKIIAEGLRAAPEMNSHVAYNGTTAVGGVTRFEEVNIAVPFRSADGRMITPVVRDIAHLPLRGVCAAMDDLKEKAANTPVDVLLREAGVGDSVRRLLRGDLRVLWRLWCNLAGPARLPKPSQEDRRRWRETPPEKRVTPENLVSATALVSNMGSVVRGMDAAFCLLDLIQPATVAVGLGAVSRKPVARMADGGESVVIRSILPMTLVFDHRVMDLEQVIPFLETVQNRCLNPRLLLRDDVPPETDAAFAPAHPRGGSMTPAASSAS
- a CDS encoding phosphoglycerate dehydrogenase, coding for MYKVLVLDGLSEEGIEIFRQEGIEADVKPPQKPAELAAIINGYDGLVVRSATKVTAEALEGSSRLKVIGRAGVGTDNIDKDAATKHGVVVMNTPGGNTISTCEHTFALMLALCRNIPKAHASMEAGRWDRKAFMGAELFGKTLGIVGVGRIGGALAKRAKSFEMKILAFDPILSPLKAEALGVELVTIDELIERSDFISIHAPKSEKTNNMFTMAEMKRMKPNCRIINCARGGIVNEHDLAEALRGGVIAGAALDVFTSEPFENNPFIGLDNVVMTPHLAASTDEAQLTVAIDVARQMADYLKTGAIVNAVNVPSLDSETRKALQPLLFLAERMGQFQSMLAKGRPLSLEIEYIGDMGVADTYPISAAVMTGFLAPMVETVNMVSAPSQLQERGIEVSEKRSSAVSSYAFEIGVTVKTDTETQNVRGTLFNGNDPRICTVNGMRVDAVPQGHMLVCMNEDKPLIVGRMCTAIGEAGVNIANLMLGRDGKGGHALTVLNLDQPLSGEVLEKVRAVPHIKEVRLVSLPEAK
- the icd gene encoding NADP-dependent isocitrate dehydrogenase, with protein sequence MPAYPHIQVPAGEKITVNPKGMPLTPDTPIIGFIEGDGTGPDIWRASKHIFDAAVSHAYGGKRAIAWMELYAGEKADRVCGSYLPEETLEAISDYGVAIKGPLTTPVGGGFRSLNVSLRQMLDLFACVRPVRWFDGVPSPVKHPEKVDMIIFRENTEDVYGGLELAQGSEKAAKLINFCKAEFGWNIRQDSGLGLKPVSVTGSKRLVRAAINYAAAHGRKSVTMVHKGNIMKYTEGAFRQWGYDLVREEFSDVAVGWDDCNGKPGDKILVKDTIADIFLQQILTRPDEFDVIATMNLNGDYASDALAAQVGGIGIAPGANINYETGKAIFEATHGTAPKYANLDKVNPSSLVLSGVMMFEYLGWQEAADTITNGLTKTFRDKTVTYDFARLMEGAKELKCSEFARAVTDNFGK